In one Bos mutus isolate GX-2022 chromosome 19, NWIPB_WYAK_1.1, whole genome shotgun sequence genomic region, the following are encoded:
- the LGALS9 gene encoding galectin-9 isoform X2: MAFGGAQASYINPVVPFTGMIQGGLQDGHKITIIGAVLPSGGNRFAVNLQTGYNDSDIAFHFNPRFEEGGYVVCNTKQRGSWGTEERKMHMPFQRGCSFELCFQVQSSEFRVMVNGNLFTQYAHRVPFHRIDAISITGVVQLSSISFQPPGIWPANSAPIAQTFVHTIHSAPGQMFPNPVIPPAVYPNPVYQLPFFTSILGGLYPSKSILVSGTILPSAQRFYINLRSGSDIAFHLNPRFNENAVVRNTQINGSWGSEERSLPRGMPFFRGQSFSVWIMCEGHCFKVAVDSQHLFEYHHRLKNLPAINNLEVGGDIQLTHVQT; the protein is encoded by the exons ATGGCCTTCGGTGGTGCCCAGGCTTCCTACATAAACCCA GTTGTCCCCTTCACTGGGATGATCCAAGGGGGTCTCCAGGATGGACACAAGATCACCATCATTGGGGCCGTTCTTCCCTCAGGCGGGAACAG GTTTGCTGTGAACCTTCAGACCGGCTATAACGACAGTGACATTGCCTTCCACTTCAATCCTCGGTTTGAAGAGGGTGGGTATGTGGTCTGCAACACGAAGCAGAGAGGAAGCTGGGGGACGGAGGAGAGGAAGATGCATATGCCCTTCCAGAGGGGGTGTTCATTTGAGCTCTGCTTCCAGGTTCAGAGCTCAGAGTTCAGG GTGATGGTGAACGGGAACCTCTTCACGCAGTATGCCCACCGTGTGCCCTTCCACCGCATCGACGCCATCAGCATCACGGGTGTCGTGCAGCTGTCCTCCATCAGCTTCCAG CCTCCAGGGATCTGGCCAGCCAACTCGGCTCCCATT GCTCAGACCTTCGTCCACACCATACACAGCGCCCCTGGACAGATGTTCCCT AATCCCGTGATCCCACCCGCGGTGTATCCCAACCCGGTTTAC CAGCTACCTTTCTTCACCTCCATCCTGGGTGGGCTGTACCCCTCCAAGAGCATCCTGGTGTCGGGCACCATCCTGCCCAGCGCTCAGAG GTTCTACATCAACCTGCGTTCAGGGAGTGACATCGCCTTCCACCTGAACCCCCGCTTCAACGAGAATGCAGTGGTCCGCAACACGCAGATCAACGGCTCCTGGGGGTCTGAGGAGCGAAGCCTGCCACGAGGGATGCCCTTCTTCCGAGGCCAGAGCTTCTCG GTGTGGATCATGTGTGAAGGGCACTGCTTCAAGGTGGCCGTGGACAGTCAGCACCTGTTTGAATACCACCACCGCCTGAAGAACCTGCCCGCCATCAACAACCTGGAGGTGGGGGGCGACATCCAGCTGACCCACGTGCAGACATAG
- the LGALS9 gene encoding galectin-9 isoform X1, with translation MAFGGAQASYINPVVPFTGMIQGGLQDGHKITIIGAVLPSGGNRFAVNLQTGYNDSDIAFHFNPRFEEGGYVVCNTKQRGSWGTEERKMHMPFQRGCSFELCFQVQSSEFRVMVNGNLFTQYAHRVPFHRIDAISITGVVQLSSISFQNIRAAPKQPACSKVQFSQAVCLPPRPRGRKSNPPGIWPANSAPIAQTFVHTIHSAPGQMFPNPVIPPAVYPNPVYQLPFFTSILGGLYPSKSILVSGTILPSAQRFYINLRSGSDIAFHLNPRFNENAVVRNTQINGSWGSEERSLPRGMPFFRGQSFSVWIMCEGHCFKVAVDSQHLFEYHHRLKNLPAINNLEVGGDIQLTHVQT, from the exons ATGGCCTTCGGTGGTGCCCAGGCTTCCTACATAAACCCA GTTGTCCCCTTCACTGGGATGATCCAAGGGGGTCTCCAGGATGGACACAAGATCACCATCATTGGGGCCGTTCTTCCCTCAGGCGGGAACAG GTTTGCTGTGAACCTTCAGACCGGCTATAACGACAGTGACATTGCCTTCCACTTCAATCCTCGGTTTGAAGAGGGTGGGTATGTGGTCTGCAACACGAAGCAGAGAGGAAGCTGGGGGACGGAGGAGAGGAAGATGCATATGCCCTTCCAGAGGGGGTGTTCATTTGAGCTCTGCTTCCAGGTTCAGAGCTCAGAGTTCAGG GTGATGGTGAACGGGAACCTCTTCACGCAGTATGCCCACCGTGTGCCCTTCCACCGCATCGACGCCATCAGCATCACGGGTGTCGTGCAGCTGTCCTCCATCAGCTTCCAG AACATCCGTGCAGCTCCCAAGCAGCCCGCCTGCTCCAAGGTGCAGTTCTCCCAGGCTGTCTGTCTCCCACCCAGGCCCAGGGGGCGCAAATCAAAT CCTCCAGGGATCTGGCCAGCCAACTCGGCTCCCATT GCTCAGACCTTCGTCCACACCATACACAGCGCCCCTGGACAGATGTTCCCT AATCCCGTGATCCCACCCGCGGTGTATCCCAACCCGGTTTAC CAGCTACCTTTCTTCACCTCCATCCTGGGTGGGCTGTACCCCTCCAAGAGCATCCTGGTGTCGGGCACCATCCTGCCCAGCGCTCAGAG GTTCTACATCAACCTGCGTTCAGGGAGTGACATCGCCTTCCACCTGAACCCCCGCTTCAACGAGAATGCAGTGGTCCGCAACACGCAGATCAACGGCTCCTGGGGGTCTGAGGAGCGAAGCCTGCCACGAGGGATGCCCTTCTTCCGAGGCCAGAGCTTCTCG GTGTGGATCATGTGTGAAGGGCACTGCTTCAAGGTGGCCGTGGACAGTCAGCACCTGTTTGAATACCACCACCGCCTGAAGAACCTGCCCGCCATCAACAACCTGGAGGTGGGGGGCGACATCCAGCTGACCCACGTGCAGACATAG
- the LGALS9 gene encoding galectin-9 isoform X3 produces MAFGGAQASYINPVVPFTGMIQGGLQDGHKITIIGAVLPSGGNRFAVNLQTGYNDSDIAFHFNPRFEEGGYVVCNTKQRGSWGTEERKMHMPFQRGCSFELCFQVQSSEFRVMVNGNLFTQYAHRVPFHRIDAISITGVVQLSSISFQPPGIWPANSAPIAQTFVHTIHSAPGQMFPNPVIPPAVYPNPVYQLPFFTSILGGLYPSKSILVSGTILPSAQRCGSCVKGTASRWPWTVSTCLNTTTA; encoded by the exons ATGGCCTTCGGTGGTGCCCAGGCTTCCTACATAAACCCA GTTGTCCCCTTCACTGGGATGATCCAAGGGGGTCTCCAGGATGGACACAAGATCACCATCATTGGGGCCGTTCTTCCCTCAGGCGGGAACAG GTTTGCTGTGAACCTTCAGACCGGCTATAACGACAGTGACATTGCCTTCCACTTCAATCCTCGGTTTGAAGAGGGTGGGTATGTGGTCTGCAACACGAAGCAGAGAGGAAGCTGGGGGACGGAGGAGAGGAAGATGCATATGCCCTTCCAGAGGGGGTGTTCATTTGAGCTCTGCTTCCAGGTTCAGAGCTCAGAGTTCAGG GTGATGGTGAACGGGAACCTCTTCACGCAGTATGCCCACCGTGTGCCCTTCCACCGCATCGACGCCATCAGCATCACGGGTGTCGTGCAGCTGTCCTCCATCAGCTTCCAG CCTCCAGGGATCTGGCCAGCCAACTCGGCTCCCATT GCTCAGACCTTCGTCCACACCATACACAGCGCCCCTGGACAGATGTTCCCT AATCCCGTGATCCCACCCGCGGTGTATCCCAACCCGGTTTAC CAGCTACCTTTCTTCACCTCCATCCTGGGTGGGCTGTACCCCTCCAAGAGCATCCTGGTGTCGGGCACCATCCTGCCCAGCGCTCAGAG GTGTGGATCATGTGTGAAGGGCACTGCTTCAAGGTGGCCGTGGACAGTCAGCACCTGTTTGAATACCACCACCGCCTGA